The proteins below are encoded in one region of Mycobacterium pseudokansasii:
- a CDS encoding patatin-like phospholipase family protein, giving the protein MTPVSTKHVDLVCEGGGVRGIGLVGAVDALDAAGYRFPRVAGTSAGAIVASLVAALQVAGEPLTRLSEIMRSIDYSKFLDRSLIGRVPLIGGVLSLLTSDGVYQGTHLEQLLTGLLADLGVRTFADVRTGDEPEQFAWSLVVTASDLSRRRLVRIPWDLDSYGIDPDDFSVARAVHASSAIPFVFEPVRVAGATWVDGALLSNFPVGLFDRSDGGPEWPTFGIRLSSRPGIPPTHPVHGPVSLGIAAVETLVSNQDNAYIDDPCTVRRTIFVPADEISPIDFDITAEQREALYQRGLQAGQEFLQTWNYHDYIAACGGPATPLV; this is encoded by the coding sequence GTGACGCCGGTGAGCACCAAACATGTCGATCTGGTGTGCGAAGGCGGCGGGGTCCGGGGGATTGGACTGGTCGGTGCGGTGGACGCGCTGGACGCGGCCGGCTACAGGTTTCCCCGTGTCGCAGGGACCAGCGCCGGTGCGATCGTCGCGTCACTGGTCGCCGCGCTGCAGGTTGCCGGGGAACCGCTGACACGTCTTTCCGAGATCATGCGCAGCATCGACTACTCGAAGTTCCTCGACCGCAGTCTTATCGGACGTGTGCCGTTGATCGGCGGGGTGCTCTCGCTGCTGACGTCGGATGGCGTCTATCAGGGAACCCATCTGGAACAGCTGCTCACCGGTTTGCTGGCCGACCTGGGCGTGCGCACTTTCGCCGATGTGCGTACCGGCGACGAGCCGGAACAATTCGCCTGGTCGCTGGTGGTCACCGCCAGTGACCTGTCGCGGCGGCGGTTGGTTCGCATCCCATGGGATCTGGACTCCTACGGCATTGACCCGGACGACTTTTCGGTCGCGCGCGCGGTCCATGCCTCCTCGGCGATTCCGTTCGTGTTCGAGCCGGTTCGGGTTGCCGGCGCGACGTGGGTTGACGGAGCATTGCTGTCGAACTTTCCGGTGGGGCTGTTCGACCGGTCCGACGGTGGGCCGGAGTGGCCGACCTTCGGGATCCGGCTGTCGTCGCGTCCGGGCATTCCGCCCACGCATCCGGTTCACGGGCCGGTGTCGTTGGGAATCGCCGCCGTTGAGACGTTAGTCAGCAACCAGGACAACGCCTACATCGACGACCCGTGCACCGTTCGGCGCACGATCTTCGTCCCGGCCGATGAGATCAGCCCGATCGACTTCGATATCACCGCCGAACAACGCGAGGCCCTGTACCAACGCGGGTTACAAGCCGGTCAAGAGTTTCTGCAGACCTGGAACTACCACGACTACATCGCGGCGTGCGGCGGCCCCGCCACCCCATTGGTCTAA
- a CDS encoding ABC transporter ATP-binding protein: protein MATVSFEEATRRYPGADRPALDRLDLVVGDGEFVVLVGPSGCGKTTSLRLVAGLEKLDSGRILIGDRDVTNVDPKQRDVAMVFQNYALYPHMTVAQNMGFALKVAKTPKTEIRERVLAAAKVLGLQPYLDRKPKDLSGGQRQRVAMGRAIVRRPQVFLMDEPLSNLDAKLRVQTRNQIAALQRQLGTTTVYVTHDQVEAMTMGDRVAVLCDGVLQQCAAPRELYRNPDNVFVAGFIGSPAMNLFTLPIADSAVTLGDWPMAIPREIATAAAEIVVGIRPEHFVVGNVGVEIEVDVVEELGADAYLYGRISGAGQLSGQAIVARTDGRQPPERGSRVRLHPQPSQLHFFGADGRRIA from the coding sequence ATGGCCACGGTGAGTTTCGAGGAGGCGACCCGGCGGTACCCCGGCGCAGACCGGCCCGCACTGGACCGTCTGGATCTCGTCGTCGGCGACGGTGAGTTCGTCGTACTGGTGGGACCGTCCGGATGCGGCAAGACCACCTCCCTGCGGCTGGTGGCCGGATTGGAGAAACTGGATTCGGGCCGGATCCTGATCGGCGACCGTGACGTCACCAACGTCGATCCCAAGCAACGCGATGTCGCGATGGTGTTCCAGAACTATGCCCTCTACCCGCACATGACCGTGGCGCAGAACATGGGATTCGCGTTGAAGGTCGCCAAGACGCCGAAGACCGAGATCCGCGAAAGAGTGCTGGCAGCTGCGAAAGTGCTTGGCTTGCAACCATACCTGGACCGCAAACCCAAGGACCTCTCCGGCGGACAGCGCCAGCGGGTGGCAATGGGGCGCGCCATTGTGCGCCGTCCGCAGGTGTTCCTGATGGACGAGCCGTTGTCCAACCTCGACGCCAAACTGCGGGTGCAAACCCGCAATCAGATCGCCGCATTACAACGTCAACTCGGTACCACGACGGTCTACGTCACCCATGATCAGGTGGAGGCCATGACGATGGGCGACCGGGTCGCGGTGCTGTGCGACGGGGTTTTGCAACAGTGCGCGGCGCCGCGGGAACTCTATCGCAACCCGGACAACGTATTCGTCGCCGGATTCATCGGGTCCCCGGCGATGAATTTGTTCACCCTGCCGATCGCCGATTCCGCAGTGACGCTGGGCGATTGGCCTATGGCTATACCACGCGAGATAGCCACCGCGGCAGCGGAGATTGTTGTCGGCATTCGTCCCGAACATTTCGTGGTGGGCAACGTGGGCGTCGAAATCGAGGTCGACGTGGTGGAGGAGCTCGGAGCCGACGCCTATCTGTACGGCCGGATCAGCGGGGCCGGTCAGCTCTCCGGTCAGGCGATCGTCGCCCGCACGGACGGCCGTCAGCCGCCCGAGCGTGGCAGCCGGGTGCGTCTGCACCCCCAACCCAGTCAACTGCACTTCTTCGGAGCCGACGGCCGTCGGATTGCCTGA
- a CDS encoding carbohydrate ABC transporter permease, with product MGSADRVVMRNVVRSLALYTALIAIAWCALFPIMWALSGSLKREGEVSQPKLVPDHPQWSNYGEVFALMPFWRMFFNTVLYAGCVTAGQVFFCSLAGYAFARLHFRGRDTLFVMYLGTLMVPLTVTVIPQFILMRTVGWVDTPWAMIVPGLFGSAFGTYLMRQFFRTLPADLEEAAILDGCSPWQIYWRILLPHARPAVMVLAVLTWVNVWNDFLWPLLMIQRNSLATLTLGLVRLRGEYVARWPVFMATSMLILLPLVLVYAVAQRSFIRGIAATGLGG from the coding sequence GTGGGCTCGGCTGATCGAGTGGTCATGCGCAACGTTGTTCGCTCCCTGGCCCTGTACACCGCGCTGATCGCGATCGCCTGGTGTGCCCTGTTCCCGATCATGTGGGCCCTGTCGGGGTCGTTGAAGAGGGAAGGCGAGGTGAGCCAACCGAAGTTGGTCCCCGACCATCCGCAGTGGTCCAACTACGGCGAAGTATTCGCGCTGATGCCGTTCTGGCGAATGTTCTTCAACACGGTGCTGTATGCCGGCTGCGTCACCGCCGGTCAGGTGTTCTTCTGCTCGCTCGCCGGATACGCCTTCGCGCGACTGCATTTTCGCGGCCGCGACACCTTGTTCGTGATGTACCTGGGCACTCTCATGGTGCCGCTGACGGTCACCGTGATCCCGCAGTTCATTCTCATGCGGACCGTGGGGTGGGTGGACACCCCGTGGGCGATGATCGTGCCGGGCTTGTTCGGTAGCGCCTTCGGCACCTACCTGATGCGGCAGTTCTTCCGCACTCTCCCGGCCGATCTCGAAGAGGCGGCGATTCTGGACGGCTGCTCTCCCTGGCAGATCTACTGGCGGATCCTGTTGCCGCATGCCAGGCCGGCGGTGATGGTGCTGGCGGTGCTCACCTGGGTCAACGTGTGGAACGATTTTCTCTGGCCGCTGCTGATGATCCAGCGCAACAGCCTGGCCACGCTGACGCTGGGCCTGGTGCGGCTACGCGGCGAATACGTGGCGCGCTGGCCGGTTTTCATGGCGACGTCGATGCTGATCCTGCTGCCGTTGGTGCTCGTCTACGCGGTGGCGCAGCGCTCGTTTATCCGCGGTATCGCCGCGACCGGGCTCGGCGGCTAG